The following are encoded together in the Stegostoma tigrinum isolate sSteTig4 chromosome 20, sSteTig4.hap1, whole genome shotgun sequence genome:
- the eef1akmt2 gene encoding EEF1A lysine methyltransferase 2 isoform X4, translated as MLMKGICSPFMIQAMLVRFVCCPPRFGEESVDRVITWLESQKIPKAAALLDIGTGNGYFLIELAKSGFTNLTGIDNSSPAVELAKAIAEKEHVVTLKLQVEDFLHPSPNLSQYEICIDKGTFDAISLSPDHSTEKLSLYRQALHSVLKDGGLFLITSCNWTKEELVSHFHEGFELLQELPTPKFQFGGKTGHSVTALVFKWK; from the exons ATGCTTATGAAAGGGATTTGCAGTCCTTTTATGATTCAGGCGATGTTGGTGAGATTTG TTTGTTGTCCTCCTAGGTTTGGTGAAGAAAGCGTGGATCGTGTCATAACATGGTTAGAATCGCAAAAAATTCCCAAAGCTGCTGCCCTGCTGGATATTGGGACAGGAAATGGGTATTTTTTGATTGAACTT GCAAAATCTGGATTTACCAACCTGACTGGAATTGATAATTCTTCTCCTGCAGTAGAGCTTGCTAAAGCTATTGCTGAAAAGGAACACGTTGTGACTTTGAAATTACAG GTGGAAGACTTTTTACACCCATCTCCTAATCTTTCTCAGTATGAAATTTGCATTGACAAAGGTACTTTTGATGCCATCAGCCTTAGCCCTGACCATTCAACTGAAAAACTGAGTTTATATCGGCAAGCCTTGCATAGTGTCCTGAAGGATGGAGGCCTTTTCCTTATAACAAGCTGTAACTGGACCAAAGAGGAACTTGTCAGTCACTTCCACGAAG gATTTGAGCTGCTGCAGGAGCTACCGACACCCAAATTCCAATTTGGAGGCAAGACTGGACATAGTGTAACAGCACTGGTTTTCAAGTGGAAATGA
- the eef1akmt2 gene encoding EEF1A lysine methyltransferase 2 isoform X2, giving the protein MKLIHQMFHRMHISWKLILKIDRVGIMLMKGICSPFMIQAMLVRFVCCPPRFGEESVDRVITWLESQKIPKAAALLDIGTGNGYFLIELAKSGFTNLTGIDNSSPAVELAKAIAEKEHVVTLKLQVEDFLHPSPNLSQYEICIDKGTFDAISLSPDHSTEKLSLYRQALHSVLKDGGLFLITSCNWTKEELVSHFHEGFELLQELPTPKFQFGGKTGHSVTALVFKWK; this is encoded by the exons ATGAAACTAATTCATCAGATGTTTCATCGAATGCACATTTCATGGAAACTCATATTGAAAATTGATCGAG TTGGGATCATGCTTATGAAAGGGATTTGCAGTCCTTTTATGATTCAGGCGATGTTGGTGAGATTTG TTTGTTGTCCTCCTAGGTTTGGTGAAGAAAGCGTGGATCGTGTCATAACATGGTTAGAATCGCAAAAAATTCCCAAAGCTGCTGCCCTGCTGGATATTGGGACAGGAAATGGGTATTTTTTGATTGAACTT GCAAAATCTGGATTTACCAACCTGACTGGAATTGATAATTCTTCTCCTGCAGTAGAGCTTGCTAAAGCTATTGCTGAAAAGGAACACGTTGTGACTTTGAAATTACAG GTGGAAGACTTTTTACACCCATCTCCTAATCTTTCTCAGTATGAAATTTGCATTGACAAAGGTACTTTTGATGCCATCAGCCTTAGCCCTGACCATTCAACTGAAAAACTGAGTTTATATCGGCAAGCCTTGCATAGTGTCCTGAAGGATGGAGGCCTTTTCCTTATAACAAGCTGTAACTGGACCAAAGAGGAACTTGTCAGTCACTTCCACGAAG gATTTGAGCTGCTGCAGGAGCTACCGACACCCAAATTCCAATTTGGAGGCAAGACTGGACATAGTGTAACAGCACTGGTTTTCAAGTGGAAATGA
- the eef1akmt2 gene encoding EEF1A lysine methyltransferase 2 isoform X3: MGSLVSWDHAYERDLQSFYDSGDVGEIWFGEESVDRVITWLESQKIPKAAALLDIGTGNGYFLIELAKSGFTNLTGIDNSSPAVELAKAIAEKEHVVTLKLQVEDFLHPSPNLSQYEICIDKGTFDAISLSPDHSTEKLSLYRQALHSVLKDGGLFLITSCNWTKEELVSHFHEGFELLQELPTPKFQFGGKTGHSVTALVFKWK; this comes from the exons ATGGGGTCACTTGTTAG TTGGGATCATGCTTATGAAAGGGATTTGCAGTCCTTTTATGATTCAGGCGATGTTGGTGAGATTTG GTTTGGTGAAGAAAGCGTGGATCGTGTCATAACATGGTTAGAATCGCAAAAAATTCCCAAAGCTGCTGCCCTGCTGGATATTGGGACAGGAAATGGGTATTTTTTGATTGAACTT GCAAAATCTGGATTTACCAACCTGACTGGAATTGATAATTCTTCTCCTGCAGTAGAGCTTGCTAAAGCTATTGCTGAAAAGGAACACGTTGTGACTTTGAAATTACAG GTGGAAGACTTTTTACACCCATCTCCTAATCTTTCTCAGTATGAAATTTGCATTGACAAAGGTACTTTTGATGCCATCAGCCTTAGCCCTGACCATTCAACTGAAAAACTGAGTTTATATCGGCAAGCCTTGCATAGTGTCCTGAAGGATGGAGGCCTTTTCCTTATAACAAGCTGTAACTGGACCAAAGAGGAACTTGTCAGTCACTTCCACGAAG gATTTGAGCTGCTGCAGGAGCTACCGACACCCAAATTCCAATTTGGAGGCAAGACTGGACATAGTGTAACAGCACTGGTTTTCAAGTGGAAATGA
- the eef1akmt2 gene encoding EEF1A lysine methyltransferase 2 isoform X1 — translation MEDAGNPHGCERQKDAPSQSQFSSSDEFQPSKLGTKEYWDHAYERDLQSFYDSGDVGEIWFGEESVDRVITWLESQKIPKAAALLDIGTGNGYFLIELAKSGFTNLTGIDNSSPAVELAKAIAEKEHVVTLKLQVEDFLHPSPNLSQYEICIDKGTFDAISLSPDHSTEKLSLYRQALHSVLKDGGLFLITSCNWTKEELVSHFHEGFELLQELPTPKFQFGGKTGHSVTALVFKWK, via the exons ATGGAAGATGCTGGGAATCCACATGGCTGTGAAAGGCAAAAGGATGCTCCTTCTCAGAGTCAGTTCTCGTCTAGTGATGAATTCCAGCCTTCTAAGTTAGGAACTAAAGAATA TTGGGATCATGCTTATGAAAGGGATTTGCAGTCCTTTTATGATTCAGGCGATGTTGGTGAGATTTG GTTTGGTGAAGAAAGCGTGGATCGTGTCATAACATGGTTAGAATCGCAAAAAATTCCCAAAGCTGCTGCCCTGCTGGATATTGGGACAGGAAATGGGTATTTTTTGATTGAACTT GCAAAATCTGGATTTACCAACCTGACTGGAATTGATAATTCTTCTCCTGCAGTAGAGCTTGCTAAAGCTATTGCTGAAAAGGAACACGTTGTGACTTTGAAATTACAG GTGGAAGACTTTTTACACCCATCTCCTAATCTTTCTCAGTATGAAATTTGCATTGACAAAGGTACTTTTGATGCCATCAGCCTTAGCCCTGACCATTCAACTGAAAAACTGAGTTTATATCGGCAAGCCTTGCATAGTGTCCTGAAGGATGGAGGCCTTTTCCTTATAACAAGCTGTAACTGGACCAAAGAGGAACTTGTCAGTCACTTCCACGAAG gATTTGAGCTGCTGCAGGAGCTACCGACACCCAAATTCCAATTTGGAGGCAAGACTGGACATAGTGTAACAGCACTGGTTTTCAAGTGGAAATGA